The Lathyrus oleraceus cultivar Zhongwan6 chromosome 5, CAAS_Psat_ZW6_1.0, whole genome shotgun sequence genome includes the window cacatattagaaaataaattataaaatattcaactattattcattttcaaatatagcccgtttacttacctcaccgaaccatacatgtcgagcaacatgatgctcgtacttcaccaaaagagacgtatcgtacgaCCCTCCTGAATATCCAGCCGGCTCAGCTGcagctgcagatgaagatgcaccccggtctaacgtgtggactggaatccggccatctgcacctcgtcttcgaaccactgcaaaaaaaatgtttaaaaaaataattaaaattaaaaaaaaaaaattacgtaccggaacacttcaaagaagagaaccggttaataaaaaacaaaaaagCCTTCCGGAACACTATCTGAGAGAGTTCTGGTATACATcatccaaaccggaagtctttaagaaagacTTCCGGTATACAACTATACAAACCAgaagactttctaaaagacttccggttcagtGCCCCTTAAAGGCAACAAACCGGAACTCTTtagagaagtgttccggtatacaattaatgaaccggaagacttactctgagtgttccggtttacaatgcaaaaaagtcaaatatttgtcttctccggaagtcttcaacgaaaatggtaaaaaaaaaattgaaatggaaaatataccctatttatatgagggtattttggtcaaaaaaaattaaatatagaggtgtgggtacaattgtaggggtacaGGGTAAAATTTTTCAAGTATTGTTATTGTAGAGTAGTATTGAAAAATAATATAAACGAGTATAAGTCAATAACAAGCCATGGATATTTTTATAAAAAGGAAACATGGATGATCAACTAAAGGAAAAGAAATAATAATTAGATAATATAGATACGTGATCAATCATCGGTCACAAAACTTCCTATTCTGTAAAAAGAAACAAGTGAATCTGAAAATATATATAAAGAAAATATACATGCGTGATAAATTCTAAAACTTCCTAATACGTAAAAAGAACAAGAAGAATGCTGGTTTTTTTTGTTGACACAGAAGAATCTACTACCATGCAGCAATACGAGATATTCAATATACTAAAATCATTAGgtattttatttatataaatatgATGATTCTACAGCATAGAAAAAGGAAATGTAGCCAGTTCTAGCAACTATTAAAATTCATAGGAGTAATGACTATAACTGGTACCTAGACCAGAAAACTCAAACACTACTATTTTATATAATTTCCCTAGATTTTTATTTGTCTAATCCCAGATTCCTACCTCCATAAACCCATTTTGAGTAGCACAACCCCTAAACATTCCATTACAATTATGGCCAAAAGCAACTTCACCCTTATTAGATACAGCAATAAGACCAGCAAATCCTTCGTCAAGACGATGTTTTATCACATAATCCACAGCCTCTTGAAGCCTATAACCTTTGTACTCCATAACTGCCGCAACTTCACGTGCAAGAGTGCTGCGTATGATAGCTTCACCTTCACCAGTGCAAGATACACCACATAACTCACATGCATATGTTCCAGCACCTATCAGCGGTGAATCACCGATTCTACCACTCATTTTGTTCATTAAACCACCGGTCGATGTGGCGGCAGCACACCTTCCTTCACTATCAACCACCACGCATCCGACCGTCTCCGGCGCATAAACGCTTATTGGCAGACCGTTCATCTTCACTGGACTTTCGAGGCCTGCACATTTTCCGGCCGTCGGAATTCGATAGTCAAACTGCATCACAAACACATCCATTAATCATTCATAAAAATATTCATTAAATCCATTAATGAAAATATATCATCTTGCATGATAAAAACTGTTACCAGAATTGTGTTGGCTTCTTTTGCAAGTTTCAGCATGCCAACATTATCAGGAGTGATAAAGTATTCATTTTCTGTAACCTCTACACCCTGGCATAAACATAACCACCAATCATTTAGTTAAATAACTCAAATATATTTGTTAATATTTGGAACAAAAAATGAAACAAACCTGTTGACGGGCAAATTCTTCTGCGCCGGAGAAGGCAAGGTATGAATGAGGTGATTTCTCCATAACAAGACGAGCAAGTGAGATAGGGTTTTTCACGGTGGAAACGCCAGATACAGCACCGCATCTTCTCTTGGTACCGTCCATGATACTAGCCTCCATCTCCACCGTTCCGTTTGCTGTGAGAGCAGATCCACGGCCAGAATTGAACAATGGATCTGTCTCCAATTGTCTCACCTGTCACAAAAAGGAACCAACGAACCCTAAAACCAATATAAACAAACTAACCAATTTATGATTCTAGAATATGGGAGAATAATATGTTATTATTATGCATGGATCAAGATTCAAGAACACGACATTCATATATATAACATTATCCCATGATTGtgtgagagagaaagagagaggGAACGAAGACATACGACAAGTTCAACGACATCGAGAGCGGAGGCATTGGAACGGAGAGCGGAGATGCCAAGGTTAAGACAATGAGTAAGAAGCTGTTTGGCTTCTTGTTGACGCTGTGGTGGGAGATTAGGATCGACACCAGCGCCGCCGTGAACAGCTATAGCCCAACCGACCAtattgtttctttgttttaagATTTCTTTGGGTTTGTGTCTTTTGTTTGTGAGAGTGTGATGAAAACTCAAGGAACCTGGTGGATTCTTTTATAGGCAGGTGAAAATGAATGATatttatataataataataatgagtGAGGATTTGGGATTTGAGTCAGAAGAATGTTGTTAATTAACAAAGAAAAGGAAGATCCAACCTGCATTCATTGCTTTCCCCTCTTCGCTGCCTTACGGAATGGGTCAATCAAAACTATTTGCCCAATCTAGGCGTATCTATCTGACGAGGCGCCCCAATATCGGTATTATCAAAATAAAGTTTATATAAACTTTGGAAATCAAATTGCATTCAAAATAGcaataaattaaaaaatttgACACACATGATATGCATTAGAATTTTTGTTATATTTATAAAAATTCAATActgaaaaaaaaaatcaatatctaattttttaaaataaaggTGGGTATATGATGGTCCacaagaagaaaaaaaaagagattACTACAAAATTAGAATTTTCATTAAGGGTCTATAGTCTAACTTACTTAAGTTGAGCATAATGAGAAACTAATTCAATAACAATTAATTATACATGATGTATTTAGAGATAGAAGCAGCTCTCTGTCCCTATAAAGTTATGGTCATCTTCTCCATCGTGCACTCGTAGATTTGGTGTCATGATTTGTTATCCTAAGCTCTAACTTGTTTCATTTTTAGTTACTTTTAGCATGTCTCTTTGCATTTACATTCATATTctctttaaaaaaaattgcattcaTATTCTTCTTCATGCATATACAAAGTATGTTAGGTTCGCATTCCAATCTTTTTCTTTTAAGTTTAACAAGATGCGTTGGTATCTCAATTCTTTCActattaaaaaaaaataattttatctCGGTAAAAGTATCCACCATGTAGAATCTAttcaataaaatatattttttttaatttttattttaagtTATTTTTCATCACGGTTGCAACTTTTAGCCATGGTGAAAAATAATATCTGATCATGAGTTTGAATCCTAGCACCCActattttgttttttatttacTTTTAAGTTATTTTTCACAACGCTTAAAACTCCCAACCACGTTAAAAAATCATTAAGAGTCATGGATTTGAATCATAACACCTACtgttgttttatttatttatttatttattttaagcCACTTTTCACAACGGTTGAAATTCCAACCTTGATGAAAAGTCACTCAGGATCATGAGTTTGAATCCTAACACCTACAActttgttattttatttatttttaagtcaCTTTTCACAACGTTTAGAATTTTAACCGTGGTGAAAAGTCACCCAGTTTTATTTTTCTAAGATATATAACACTATTTGTTCATTCTTTTTGCCCTAGACGAAGTTAGACAAACTAAGACGAACTTCATCTCCTATCTTCCATTTACGAGACTCTATTTATCCACTAAATCAAAGCTCAAAACATCATTTCTTCAATAAATAAAACTAAAAAACATTATTTCTTTCATTAACAAATTTCGAAACTCCATAATCTCTTCTTCAACTTGAATGAGACAATGAAAACATGGATTCAAGTTAGCAATGTCAGTTGTTGTTGTGTCaagtaaaatgtttaatgttgttgttgagatttaatatTTAACGATTTTATTGGTTTTGTTTTTCTTGTTACtgttgagatttaatgtttaactattttatttattttgttgttgttgctattgttgttgttgttgttgttgttgttcttgttcttgttgttcttgttgttggTACTGTTGTTGTTCTTATTCTTGTGTTCTcgttgttgttcttgttgttattcttgttgttgttgttcttgtaattgttattgttgttgttcttgttgttttactgctgcattttttattttattaaaagacatATAACTACGGTTTTTTAATACAACTGTTATTATATGTAGCACACTATCCAGTTTACAACCCTGGGCAATAGACCGTGATTGTAAATAACCAACTTACAACAACACGTAATAACAACGGGCCATCAATTGTGATTATATGTCTTTCACAATCGTTGTTATATGTATTTTCCGTACTAGTGTTTGTGTTGTAGAGATCAATTTTAGGCATTAAAAACTTGCTTTGTCTATGGGTGTTATTCCGCAAGTGCACTGAATCAATcatagttttaaaagatatcgaacccacaaAGACCAATAATCAATCTTATCGTTATTTATCGAagctatgtaaatctaaggctaTGATTCTAAGAGTGGGAGAAATTGAAAAATTGGAATTAAAGCAAATTGGTTTAGTGAATATCAGAATAAACGAGACCAGAATGTAATTTCAAATGTACCTCGGGGACTCAGATAGATTTAGGCACTTAGTATAAGGTTAAAAACAATTTTCTAAGGAAATATAAATTTAAATACACCATTCACTCTTAAGCAACCCATGTCATGTTTCGAAACCGTAAAAGTCATGTTATCGTTCCACAAATTAAGATTTTGAAACaagttttgaaaataaataagtcTTAATTAATAACTAAAGTGATGTCATatttttttagaaattaaaaatcTAAATTCCAGGGTCGGACACCGATCTCACACCGTCGCTCCACAAATAATTGATCAATGACTATTTAGGGGACTTTTGGAGACAGAGAATGGGATCGTTTTTTTACATGATAAAAAAATGGTACGATTGAGATTGGAACGATAAAGATTTGTGGAGAAAGGAGGTCCTTCAAGAGCGGATGCGATTGAAGATCAATAGAATCCTCTTATTCTTGTAATGTCTAAATTAAATGTTGTATATTCTTTGAATAATATGAGTGGCTAAACCCCCAACGCCAGGGGATGTCCCTGATTTTATAGTGTAATGACTATGAATTTGTAATTCCCTCAATATTATGTTTGTTATTCAATTTTATTGTGCAATGTTTTTAACGCTTTCGTTATCAGAAAAATAAGGATTGTTATATGGTTAACAAGTTGCgggattgcaattgttaaggtttttgcACAATGAAACTGTAGTAaatatcacctaggactagggataccctatggttatTGGTTATATCTTGTTATTTCAAAAGGTCTGGTTTCATTATAATCCCCTAAAGACTTAGAGATTAGAATGAATGACCAAAGATTTCCTTCTAAGGTTTTAGGAGGAAACAATTTTAAGATCTGATAATTGCATTTTTGAACTGTTTGAGGAGATATACATTCAAGGTCATTATAGGAGATAATCATACACCATCCTTGACATTATTTTATTAATTGTGTAAAAGTTATATTCTGTATTCTATCTAATTCGATTAGAGAGCGACTTACTACAAACCTTCAACTAATTgttttgtttaattgaatcaCAATTTAAACTCATATTACTGCacagtcctcgagatcgatattTGGGAAACGTCCTtattattactacattggcaaaatagtacacttgttattttcccgatCATGTTTTtggcatatatatatatatatatatatatatatatatatatatatatatatatatatatatatatatatatatatatatatatatatatatatatatatatataaagaatTCTAAAACGAATAGAAATTTAAAAACTTGCTCCAATGGAGTTTTTATCCGGTACAGAAAAAACATCGAgcaaaaattccaagaaaataatgTCGGTAAGCTTACAATACGAACGACTTGAATACAATGAACAATCCTCCAAATTCCTAGCCTAATGTGCACTTATCACTCGATGTGAGTAATAAGCATTTTTACAAAGTAATTTCTCTGCTTAATTCTAAACTAGGGAAACTTGGATACCATGATTTGTAAAGTGAAGTCCTATTTATAGAGTCCAAAAATGGTACAACTGCTCCCAAACTCGTGTAGCAACTGCTGGAGAAAATCACTCAAAGATGGAGAAAATTCAGCAACCATGGAAGATTGGGCGCTACCTACTGATGTTGACAATCGTTAGCTTGATGATGGCCCATCCGTCAGGCAAGGCGAAGAGGTTGACGGATGTCAGTCATCCGACAGTTGGACCTTCAGGCACTCCATGATTGAATTTTCTTACGTGTTGACTGGCAACACCATCTTTTATCCATTTTTCTTCCTGATAACGTTGCTTTGCACTGATTTCCCGCATGACAAGTCATGGGACTTAAATACATGCAAAACACAAAGAATATCAATATAATACTATTAAAATAGATGAAAACTATATTAATAATGCATGTGAATCAAGTCAAAATACACTATGTTGTTACGCGCTATCAATTGTTGCACTTGCTTTCTTTGTGGTTCAACTTTGGTTGTTCAGCTAGGTCTTTATCCTTGGAAGTTGGTTGTGGCTTAGTTTCATGGCTGCTTTGAGGAGGTTGTAGGGCTTTGTTCGACTGAATAAATAAGGTTAGGTGTCGTTATTTTTCATAAACTTTGGAGATAAAGCTCAAGAATGGGATCCCCACTGCTACGAAAATGAGCTTTTACCTTGATTAAAATATAGATTTTACTCCGAAGGTGGGTGAGGTAACATACGGTGTAATAGAAAGTGCGCCTTATCTCCTCAGGCCATTAACCGAGGGGAAATCCCTTgattttttaaatatattattattttaaatttacctaattttattttaacctatatttttcttttgaaaaaGAGCTTATATTACACATTTTGTGAAATGGGAGAAAATTACACATTTATGATGTGAAGAGGATATACATCCTCTATCTAATATATTTGATAAAGAAAAGATCGATGAAgattatcaaagaagaaaaagtCTAAGAATACACATGATGAATGATTGCATATGGTGAAGCTAATTAAGAGAATAATCAAGTTAATGGATTATCATTAAGGTTGACTATAATTCATGATATAATACTTTAAATGATCGATAATATCATGATCAATCCATCTAAAATATTCTTGCATCTTCATACATGATTAACTTTGAAACAATGCTTTAAAAAGACATTTTCTAGCAAGAATTGGTATTCGACTACCAGATAAAAGATGTATCAAATTCACTTATGGAAGATCTGGTATTCGACTGCATATAATGGTATTCGAATAACAATATTTAAATTTGAAAAAACAGAGTTTTCATAAATTATGATAGTCGAAACCGTTATAATAACACTTTTATAACGGCCGtaattatcttattttttaaATTTGAACGTTGGGGATGTGGTATTCGACTACCACATTATGGTATTCGAATACCAAGGTGAAGAAATGCATTATTTCATGTTCTTGATGTTTCTAACACTTTGCAATACTTCATACTTTGATTCCAAACATGTGCATCTGCTCATAGAGCTATCATATGATATATATAAGGTTATATACTTTTTAAATTCAAATCACCTCTTTCATAAATTTAATTTCATATGATTCAAATAAGTTTTCAAGTGTCCATACAACTTTAACAATGAAACTTTATGTATAACATTCATATCATTTGATGAGTTTCATTCAAACATTCTCAACACTTAAGATTTATATGATATAATTGTAATGTTGAGAAAGTAAGATCTATCATCTTGGAATCAATTCAAGGAATAATTTtattcatttccatataaagtgTATATATTACTTTTCATCATAGTGTGTTGATGAAAGGTGTTTGTAAATAAAAAGTTATgcattttctatttatttttttgtgcgaaaaaacaaccggcctaaaaagaaagaaatgacagaagagtcgccactgtgcgttatttatcccaaaggagggaaaggaaacgctcgaagtaaacctggaaaaaggaaaggaaaagacaaggtctcgcaaccaaatctcgggttcgggagccgattatgcaaagggaaggtattagcacccctacgcatccgtagtactctacgggatccactcttgttgttcttgtctaaagggtgtgggtttatctaatgtactatttactaaaagaggggtcaaaagaaaatgactcgcacggatgtcgcatccactgcatacgtatctcatctgaatataagaatcagagtcttcgtagctcggctgtCTATGGGTTAtagaggagtgtgctcgctaagacatcgcgtcttatgcctacgtatctcatctggaatgagaatcagagcaagccgtagttcgatcgactacgggttaagggttgtgttttttagacgaacgacgttactacgcaatctaccggatgctcgacctttggagacttactcacctgtagtagaaggagttaacgtgttcttaggggaagaaaaatcaatgagtttgtttgtgttttaggaatgctcatgcaaaaagggagtcctagacgaaggaaccgtgttaccttaattgacatgcagacgagagactatacgaagcctagcaatcctatggggagacgatcacaccacacaaaaaagcatgcataaagtaaacatgccaacaaggggctcaaacatacgtgggtagggctatagtcaagaggggtcatatcaacctcgacaaacaagccatggaaaggtaatcaaatgggctcttaaccaactgacattgaacgtcagggtgagcaaatcaaaagggtaatgagggtaagacctcatagctcttaaccctgaacagggtgagctcatgacaaaaaatggggattcaggaagatggaaccctctccactgactgaccggacaaaagatcttgggcttttgttctgaagcatcggcacgtagtgcgagcataaagaacgacatactgaataacgggggattgactactaatcccttttatccgtcaattgcctcttcatggaggtctttaggcacaaaagtaaacacacaaaaacattgcctcctatcgaggtcttccagctaagaaagcgataaaataTGGGAAAGAcgtaaaagggatcaagagatctaccacacggataaagatccgaagtaacagcaactaaagaaataagaaacccggagGTCTCtcaagctaacaccatcaaagaaagcaagtcagcaaagcaatcagaataaatctcctAAATGGTAttccacaaataaaatggaataccaagcaagctatttcttcaagagtcatgtgagccctcacaaaaactcaacaaacaagttagactAATAGGATAGGGTGCCATCAAAAGTTGCACCAAATCagaatcaaaatgtaaccacatgaatcacGCCACAAAAAGCTCATAAAATGCAACCAAGGGTaagaggcctaaacctcttgtcaaacaaatgcatcaaaaaggtatcaaaactcaaagtcagggggcaaggatccacacatcgagacatgacatacatactaaaacacgtgcccggatgcaatagaaagcatgtcataacaaacataaaacaggttggagagcaaacagaaaaaacagctactgtcgcgatcgttactgcttcgcttagcgaagcttcgctgcaggcttgcctagcgatgggctagcgaatgcctgcgggttctgggtttTTCTCTGgtaacagtacgatttcagaaattaagtgatcaaacattcaaagcattgttctacacattcatgcatagctaaacccacatgtgaaacctaacggtacccactcttccaaattcacccgTAATGCCTtatacatttagaaatttcaaattgaaagcacGAAATAATAGAGATAAGGCAAATCTGATTGGAGAGATCggatgaaattgaattgcccggttgggtttgcaaagcaatcttagAATTGGTAGAGGTGATCCTCTGCAGAGATTTTTTTTTCTTCAGTGTCtatggaggctgctctgaattctgttagctcttctcttttctctagggttttgtttcaatgaaatattggaatttataacctgattttcgtggctttgtgagctcaaatgagagaggtccaagcccaagatttttctgttatattttgaaaacgcgtgcgcttcgcctaacaaagaatttgctcgcctagcgagcatgacagttcagattcgctaagcgaaccacgTTGCTCccctagcgagcatgacaactcaggaacatacttttgctccttcaagattagcgttttgaatgatggatagaccctatttgaacatgttggaagtaactcaagtcattcccttgtgttgactgatcgcccagatagaacccacaaagtgtcttggatgatattcaagctttttggagctaattctgactgacatgatgaaatgcaatatgaaatgttaaatgacctaaacatgaatgcatgaatgaggggggcaaatttgaggtgctacagctgcccctattcaatcaactggagacccgaaaagaagatagcagcggctttcgcactttcgaggtatcaagggattgaatacaataaaagcctgagaatttgcactgaagtgaagtgaagtaacaatgcctgtcggaattggcaaagaggtggtcttgacagaagaatccgtctggtacggtgagagtcggtctgaataccgaaaaagaatgttaacctggataccaaaataaatggtaacacagaaataaccatggcctgaatgtcgctcatcagtctgaatactggaaatgacttcgatctgtGCATCGAAAgatatcggtctgaacaccgagagactggcctgaatgccacttcggtctgaataccgaaaaaaatggcctgaatgccacaagttgcatcgatctgaatgtcgaaaacttcttcgatctgaacatcggaaaactggcctgaatgccacaagttgcatcgacctgaacgtcagaaacttcttcgatctgaacatcggaaaactggtctgaatgccacaagttgcatcgacctgaacgtcggaaacttcttcgatctgaacatcggaaaactggcctgaatgccacaagttgcatcgacctgaacgtcagaaacttcttcgatctgaacatcagaaaactggcctgaatgccacttcggtctgaataccgaaaaaacttcatgcctgtcagtatcggcagaaataaggaaaatgataattaaggcggcgcgtgggccaacgacctatgctggggatagTAAAGAtgagtcatgaacaatcttcagtctgaatactggaaacaacttctggcttatcacttggaataccgagaatgttttatgctttatatgcgtatgtttgaatttttcgatggcgtaatgttccatgaaaatggaaatgctacgcaatttggaaggatgcaatgcaatatgattctacatgcagggatgtaATAATACTAGATTAGAGggaatgccaagccgaggcaaggaataCTGTTGGGGAAGTGATCACAATCTTCTAGACCCTagcaaggctgttggagatgcacaacacaaagaaccCTGTGGGAAAATGACctgccacacggtgttctggcaaataacaaaatgCCGAGGCTCTGACTGaggagagaacgacactgaaaacttgttgctgaggaaagcgacggtggttctggcaaccataatctgcgagagagacgactcagcgggggaagcaaacaccgatacggtaccgagattctgcttcaagggAAGAGACCACGGATCTAGCGTtgagatcatcgatctggcatcgaactctgaggagcagccgcttctgctgggaagatacagtctgtCATTGccaactccgctggggatatacagtctgacactgtcaactctactggggagtgcctagtctgaaacacatgcttggggagagtacagtagtgagaacctgctggggattgaagattccaacgctcggaccagctctgcagggataagatactgaattccaactgttgaggaaaaacctccgtgatcatctgctgggaacctcaaggaaatgccccgagtgtacctgtcctgaatagacgatccaaagcacttaaaatttacagcaattttcaatgtttattgagcacgtacctgtaaagctcttatgtttcatgatgcaatgtttatcaaaaattcggacgtcattgtcgcatccgcgaaaaacaaccggcgggcaaaagcaaacaaacagagccgccaccgtgcgttatttatcccaaaagagggaaaggaaacactcgaagtaaacctggaaaggaaatggtcttacgaccggagattgcaaggatcgggagtcggttacgcaaggggaaggtattagcacccctcacgtccgtcgtactcgacgggatccatgctcaaaagaatagaataaggttgctgaataactgctcaaagaatgcacacacactggaatacaacacagatggaagaagaggggaaagggctcgctaggatatcgcatcctatgcctacgtatctcatttggaatgagaatcagagcttccgtagttcggctaacgcacgccgaagcaaaacacaacac containing:
- the LOC127088085 gene encoding probable isoaspartyl peptidase/L-asparaginase 2, whose product is MVGWAIAVHGGAGVDPNLPPQRQQEAKQLLTHCLNLGISALRSNASALDVVELVVRQLETDPLFNSGRGSALTANGTVEMEASIMDGTKRRCGAVSGVSTVKNPISLARLVMEKSPHSYLAFSGAEEFARQQGVEVTENEYFITPDNVGMLKLAKEANTILFDYRIPTAGKCAGLESPVKMNGLPISVYAPETVGCVVVDSEGRCAAATSTGGLMNKMSGRIGDSPLIGAGTYACELCGVSCTGEGEAIIRSTLAREVAAVMEYKGYRLQEAVDYVIKHRLDEGFAGLIAVSNKGEVAFGHNCNGMFRGCATQNGFMEVGIWD